The proteins below are encoded in one region of Carcharodon carcharias isolate sCarCar2 chromosome 2, sCarCar2.pri, whole genome shotgun sequence:
- the LOC121288008 gene encoding cytochrome c-like, translating to MMICLLQTLVFTQKRKKEYDVIFFLGDIEKDKKIFVQKCAQRHAVETGGKHKTGPNLSGLFGHKTGQAKGLSYTEANKSKDITWDKDTLRICLENPKKHIPGTKIIFAGLKKKIECKDLIIYLKSATAKQLLSQR from the coding sequence ATGATGATTTGTTTACTTCAAACATTAGTCTTCACgcaaaaaagaaagaaagaatatgATGTAATTTTTTTCCTGGGTGATATAGAGAAGGACAAGAAGATCTTTGTTCAGAAGTGTGCTCAACGTCACGCTGTTGAAACTGGAGGCAAACACAAAACTGGGCCAAACCTGTCTGGATTATTTGGACACAAGACCGGCCAGGCTAAAGGACTTTCTTACACTGAAGCAAACAAAAGCAAAGATATTACCTGGGACAAGGACACACTCAGGATTTGCCTGGAAAATCCGAAAAAGCATATCCCAGGAACAAAAATTATCTTTGCAGGTCTCAAGAAAAAGATTGAGTGTAAAGACTTGATAATTTATCTCAAATCTGCCACAGCCAAACAACTTCtatctcagagataa